A window of Cohnella herbarum contains these coding sequences:
- a CDS encoding ATP phosphoribosyltransferase regulatory subunit: MTKPKVFEKPTGVKDYLPHAVTKLRKIEQSVLECMRLWGYDQIITPTIEYYDTVGVASSTSDQKLFKLLNQRGTTIVLRSDMTAPIARVVGSLLKDEPFPIRLSYHGNVFRAFEEEGGRDAEFYQTGVELVGDSSPEADAEVIALAIASLKAAGVPSFKIAMGHVGFLNGLFEETLPGLESEQEALKACLLQRDHVGYRDIIRKLSLDAAWKRELEDILRLRGGQEVCAQALELSANERAQSAIKHLCEVWDVLEAYGIQEHVLIDLTMIGDFSYYTGMTFEGYASHLGFPVCSGGRYDNLLAQFGRPAHATGFALKTTRILEVVEDTAEEQERLLILYDAAERKQALQEAERRRALGQTVVTVVYSPDDKEQLAVKQWNGAGTIAYRGTEYRYTVRIGKEAEGLA, from the coding sequence ATGACGAAACCAAAAGTATTCGAGAAACCGACAGGGGTAAAGGATTATTTGCCGCACGCCGTTACCAAGCTCAGGAAGATCGAGCAAAGCGTATTGGAGTGCATGCGCCTCTGGGGATACGATCAAATCATAACGCCGACGATCGAATATTACGATACGGTAGGGGTGGCAAGCTCCACTTCCGATCAGAAGCTGTTCAAGCTGCTTAACCAACGGGGCACGACGATCGTTCTGCGATCGGACATGACGGCTCCGATTGCGCGGGTCGTCGGGTCGTTGCTTAAGGATGAGCCGTTCCCGATTCGGCTTAGCTATCACGGCAACGTGTTTCGGGCATTCGAAGAAGAGGGGGGAAGGGATGCCGAGTTCTACCAAACCGGGGTCGAGCTCGTCGGAGATTCGTCGCCCGAAGCGGATGCGGAAGTGATCGCGCTGGCGATTGCTTCCTTGAAGGCAGCCGGCGTTCCGTCCTTCAAGATCGCCATGGGTCACGTTGGTTTCCTGAACGGGTTATTCGAGGAAACGTTGCCGGGTCTTGAGAGCGAGCAGGAGGCGTTAAAAGCGTGTCTGCTGCAACGGGATCATGTCGGTTACCGGGACATTATCCGCAAGTTGTCGCTCGATGCCGCGTGGAAGCGGGAGCTCGAGGATATTTTGCGACTTCGCGGCGGACAGGAAGTGTGTGCCCAGGCGCTGGAGCTTAGCGCGAATGAGAGAGCGCAATCGGCGATCAAGCATCTGTGCGAAGTATGGGACGTTCTGGAGGCTTACGGAATACAGGAGCACGTGCTGATCGATTTGACCATGATCGGAGACTTCTCCTACTATACGGGAATGACTTTCGAAGGATATGCGTCCCATTTGGGTTTTCCGGTATGCAGCGGGGGCAGATACGACAATCTGCTGGCTCAATTCGGCCGTCCGGCGCATGCGACGGGGTTCGCTTTGAAAACAACCCGAATTCTCGAAGTCGTGGAGGATACTGCGGAAGAACAGGAGAGATTGTTGATCCTATACGACGCAGCGGAGCGAAAACAAGCTTTGCAAGAAGCGGAACGCCGGCGGGCATTGGGGCAGACGGTCGTGACGGTCGTCTATTCGCCCGACGATAAGGAGCAGTTAGCCGTAAAGCAATGGAACGGCGCCGGAACGATCGCATATCGGGGGACGGAGTACCGGTATACGGTGAGGATCGGCAAGGAAGCGGAGGGTTTGGCGTGA
- the hisH gene encoding imidazole glycerol phosphate synthase subunit HisH, with protein sequence MIAIIDYGMGNLHSVSNAVERLGCEMIVTSDPERILAADGAILPGVGAFGDAMVNLRDTGLADVVKAYAASGKPLLGICLGMQLLFTESEEHGVHQGLDLLPGRVVRFAGEGDYKIPHMGWNDLAFKQESPLFEGVEPGHVYFVHSYHALPERESDLLAVTDYHQPVTAIVGRGSLFGMQFHPEKSGELGMALLRKFTDMTFGKTTIKD encoded by the coding sequence GTGATCGCCATTATCGACTACGGCATGGGAAATTTGCACAGCGTCAGCAATGCCGTAGAGAGACTAGGTTGCGAGATGATCGTGACCTCCGATCCGGAGCGAATTCTCGCCGCGGACGGCGCGATATTGCCCGGCGTCGGCGCCTTCGGCGATGCGATGGTCAATCTGCGGGACACGGGGCTGGCGGACGTGGTTAAAGCCTACGCGGCCTCGGGTAAGCCGCTTCTCGGAATTTGCCTGGGGATGCAGCTGCTGTTCACGGAGAGCGAAGAGCACGGCGTTCACCAAGGCTTGGATTTGCTTCCGGGCCGCGTCGTCCGATTCGCAGGCGAAGGGGACTACAAGATACCCCATATGGGCTGGAACGATCTTGCATTTAAGCAAGAGAGCCCTCTGTTCGAGGGAGTCGAACCCGGCCATGTGTATTTCGTCCACTCCTATCATGCTTTGCCCGAGCGGGAGTCGGATTTGCTCGCGGTAACGGACTATCATCAGCCGGTAACCGCGATCGTGGGACGGGGCTCCCTGTTCGGGATGCAATTCCACCCGGAGAAAAGCGGCGAGCTTGGCATGGCGCTGCTCCGCAAGTTCACGGATATGACGTTCGGGAAAACTACAATAAAGGACTGA
- the hisG gene encoding ATP phosphoribosyltransferase, protein MPKGRIYKQASKLFRQAGLPIPEDFDDSRRLIIPVPEANMEFIMAKPVDVPTYVEYGVADIGIVGKDVLMEENKDVYELLDLGIAKCRMSVIGLPDWKPVINPRVASKYANVASQYFREQGQQVEVIKLNGSIELAPLIGLADRIVDMVETGQTLKENGLVEMETLFQVTSRLIANRVSYRLKNTAIQELCDRLGTTIAARA, encoded by the coding sequence ATGCCCAAAGGGCGTATCTATAAGCAGGCGAGTAAGCTATTTCGGCAAGCGGGGCTTCCGATCCCCGAGGATTTCGACGATTCCCGGCGTCTGATCATTCCGGTTCCCGAAGCGAACATGGAATTCATTATGGCGAAGCCGGTCGACGTCCCTACTTACGTGGAATACGGTGTAGCCGACATCGGAATCGTGGGCAAAGACGTGCTGATGGAAGAAAACAAAGACGTGTACGAATTGCTGGATCTCGGGATCGCGAAATGCAGAATGTCGGTCATCGGGCTGCCGGATTGGAAGCCGGTCATTAACCCTCGGGTAGCTTCGAAATACGCGAACGTGGCTTCGCAATATTTTCGCGAGCAGGGACAACAGGTGGAAGTGATCAAGCTAAACGGTTCGATCGAGTTAGCGCCGCTGATCGGCTTGGCGGATCGGATCGTCGATATGGTGGAGACGGGACAGACGCTGAAGGAGAACGGTCTCGTCGAGATGGAGACGCTGTTCCAGGTGACGAGCCGACTGATAGCGAACCGGGTGAGTTACAGGTTAAAAAATACGGCGATTCAAGAACTGTGCGATCGCCTGGGGACGACGATTGCCGCTCGGGCGTAA
- a CDS encoding FAD-dependent oxidoreductase, with amino-acid sequence MALNHYKKAILCLILILVFFTFTYSNRINESSYKPVQEKLDIVTSTANLAPAYDVIVTGTDPEGIMAAISAARNDLKVLLIDNRDRSILGGLMTLGWLNSLDLNKAPVSYRFWNKPVYLDKGLFQEWHEGIRGTSFDVNHAANLFHRMVAAEPNIDLLLKVRKMVPEMADNRVIGMRIIKEDGTEARISSNAIIDATQDADVAVAAGADYTTGREDIGEPNAQMAVTLVIKLSGVTDKIWNELKHHKNTGFDDRSIWGYQEAREYESSNPSRVKIRSLNMGRQDGDTLLINSMQIYGVNPLEPVSVQEGIRIGSTEAPLIVDYLKKKFKEFRELEFAGTAPELYVRETRHIVGEYRLRMADLMENRDHWDAIAYGAYEVDIQSLDASNKGSIMMVPEQYGIPFRSLVPLKVDGLLVVGRSASFDTLPHGSARVMPLGMATGEAAGAAVKLAIDRGITLRELSRSKLDIAELRNRLTNQGMDLRMRNFATPAYAKHKDYKGLITATSLFLTIGGYANDGWKLDGASSAKRFANGIRTLQKRYPDSLPNKLQASFITEQSPNEPLTLEKACSIIVLAAGLKEERDASLQMLMEQGWIEKDTVNGMNNPDKLTNGDTFMLIRDFVKNRVGVTFE; translated from the coding sequence ATGGCATTAAATCATTATAAAAAAGCGATCTTGTGTTTGATTCTAATCCTGGTGTTCTTTACTTTCACCTACTCTAATCGGATCAATGAATCCTCCTATAAGCCGGTACAAGAGAAACTCGATATCGTGACTTCGACCGCGAATCTAGCCCCCGCTTACGATGTCATCGTGACCGGCACGGATCCGGAAGGAATCATGGCGGCGATTTCCGCGGCGCGCAACGATCTGAAAGTTCTCTTGATCGACAATAGAGATCGTTCTATTCTAGGCGGACTAATGACGCTGGGCTGGCTGAATTCTTTGGATCTGAACAAAGCTCCGGTGTCGTATCGTTTCTGGAATAAGCCGGTTTATTTGGACAAAGGCCTATTTCAGGAATGGCACGAAGGGATAAGAGGGACATCTTTCGATGTCAATCATGCCGCGAATCTGTTTCATCGTATGGTAGCGGCGGAACCGAATATCGATCTGTTGCTTAAGGTTCGGAAAATGGTTCCCGAGATGGCGGATAATCGAGTGATCGGGATGCGTATTATCAAAGAGGATGGCACGGAGGCAAGAATAAGCTCGAATGCCATTATCGACGCGACTCAGGATGCCGACGTAGCGGTTGCCGCAGGCGCTGATTATACGACCGGACGCGAGGATATCGGAGAACCGAACGCCCAGATGGCCGTTACGCTGGTCATTAAGCTTAGCGGAGTAACCGATAAAATATGGAACGAATTGAAGCACCATAAAAACACGGGGTTTGACGATCGTAGCATATGGGGTTACCAGGAAGCGCGGGAATACGAGTCCTCCAATCCGTCCCGGGTGAAAATCCGCAGCTTGAACATGGGGCGTCAAGATGGCGATACTTTGCTCATCAATTCGATGCAAATCTATGGGGTGAATCCTCTGGAACCGGTATCGGTACAAGAGGGAATACGGATCGGGAGCACGGAAGCGCCGCTTATCGTCGATTATTTGAAGAAAAAGTTCAAGGAATTTCGAGAGCTGGAATTCGCGGGTACCGCTCCCGAACTGTACGTGAGAGAGACGCGGCATATCGTTGGCGAGTATCGGTTGCGAATGGCGGATCTAATGGAAAACCGCGACCACTGGGACGCGATTGCCTATGGAGCATATGAAGTCGACATTCAAAGTCTGGACGCGAGCAACAAAGGCTCCATCATGATGGTTCCAGAGCAATATGGAATTCCGTTCCGATCTTTGGTTCCTCTTAAAGTGGACGGGCTGCTAGTCGTCGGCAGGTCGGCGAGCTTCGATACGTTGCCTCATGGAAGCGCTCGGGTGATGCCGCTGGGCATGGCGACAGGTGAAGCGGCGGGAGCGGCCGTCAAGCTAGCTATCGACCGCGGGATCACGCTGCGCGAGCTGTCTCGCTCCAAGCTGGATATCGCCGAGCTGCGCAACAGGTTAACGAATCAAGGCATGGATTTACGGATGAGGAATTTCGCTACTCCCGCTTACGCGAAGCATAAGGATTATAAGGGGCTTATAACGGCTACCAGTCTGTTCCTCACGATCGGAGGGTATGCCAATGACGGATGGAAACTGGACGGTGCTTCTAGCGCCAAACGGTTCGCGAACGGAATTCGTACGCTGCAGAAAAGATATCCGGATTCTTTGCCGAATAAGTTACAGGCTTCGTTCATAACAGAGCAGTCACCGAACGAGCCCCTGACATTGGAGAAGGCATGCTCTATTATCGTTCTAGCGGCAGGACTGAAGGAAGAGCGCGATGCTTCGCTTCAGATGCTTATGGAGCAGGGATGGATAGAGAAGGATACCGTTAATGGGATGAATAACCCGGACAAGCTGACAAACGGAGATACATTCATGCTCATTCGCGATTTCGTAAAGAATAGAGTGGGCGTTACGTTCGAGTAA
- the hisB gene encoding imidazoleglycerol-phosphate dehydratase HisB yields MSEDQVKAGRASAVSRKTNETDIQLSLGVDGSGEVSLETDVPFLNHMLDLFAKHGQFDLKVDARGDVDIDDHHTVEDIGICLGQALREALGDKKGIKRYASVFVPMDEALAQVVVDVSNRPHFELRGEFPAATVGSFTTELVHEFLWKLALEARITLHVIVHYGRNTHHMIEAVFKALGRALDEATLIDPRVKGVPSTKGVL; encoded by the coding sequence ATGAGTGAAGATCAAGTAAAAGCAGGCCGCGCGTCGGCCGTATCCCGCAAGACGAACGAGACGGACATTCAATTGTCCTTGGGAGTGGACGGCAGCGGCGAGGTGTCCCTCGAGACGGACGTGCCTTTCCTGAACCACATGCTGGACCTGTTCGCCAAACACGGTCAATTCGATCTGAAAGTCGACGCTCGCGGCGATGTAGACATCGACGACCACCACACGGTCGAAGACATCGGCATCTGCCTCGGGCAAGCGCTGCGCGAAGCGCTCGGCGACAAGAAGGGCATCAAGCGGTACGCCAGCGTGTTCGTGCCGATGGACGAGGCGCTCGCGCAGGTCGTCGTCGACGTAAGCAACCGCCCGCACTTCGAGTTGCGCGGGGAATTCCCGGCTGCGACCGTGGGTAGCTTTACGACCGAACTCGTTCACGAGTTCTTGTGGAAGCTTGCGTTGGAAGCTCGTATTACGCTGCATGTCATCGTTCACTACGGTCGCAATACGCACCATATGATCGAAGCGGTATTTAAGGCGCTTGGACGCGCGCTTGACGAAGCGACTTTGATCGATCCGCGGGTGAAGGGCGTGCCTTCCACCAAAGGGGTGCTGTAA
- the hisD gene encoding histidinol dehydrogenase, whose amino-acid sequence MFIGKASDFRLERESEYGSPEQNAAVKEIVEAVQREGDDALLRYTAEHDKVVLKPEQLRVTDEEIQSAYAKVEPEFLDVLRQAAANITAFHEKQKRGTWMDVSPDGTMLGMVIRPLRRVGLYVPGGKAAYPSSVLMNVLPAKVAGVPEIVLVTPPATGGREGIDPYILVAAAEAGVTEMYRVGGAQAVAALAYGTASIPAVDKICGPGNIYVALAKRAVYGAVDIDSIAGPSEIVVLADDGADPRYIAADMLSQAEHDEMASAVLVTPSQGLADAVAAELERQVATLPRVEIARRSLEQYGAILVVDSLDEGLDVVNKLAPEHLEVMTADPLDLLGRIETAGAIFLGPYSSEPVGDYFAGPNHILPTNGTARFSSPLNVDDFLKKSSLIRYSKEALLRDAAGIATLARHEGLEGHARAVEIRLEGRESK is encoded by the coding sequence ATGTTTATCGGTAAAGCGTCGGATTTCCGGTTGGAGCGGGAAAGCGAGTATGGTTCCCCGGAGCAGAACGCCGCGGTTAAGGAGATCGTGGAGGCCGTACAACGCGAAGGCGACGATGCGCTACTTCGTTATACGGCCGAGCATGATAAAGTCGTTTTGAAGCCGGAGCAATTGCGGGTCACGGATGAGGAGATTCAGAGCGCATACGCCAAAGTAGAGCCGGAGTTTCTTGACGTGCTGCGCCAAGCCGCGGCGAACATAACGGCTTTCCATGAGAAACAGAAACGCGGGACATGGATGGACGTATCGCCGGACGGAACGATGTTAGGCATGGTTATTCGACCGCTACGGCGCGTAGGGCTCTACGTACCTGGCGGTAAGGCGGCTTATCCGTCGTCGGTGCTCATGAACGTGCTTCCGGCCAAGGTAGCCGGCGTGCCGGAGATCGTGCTTGTGACGCCCCCGGCGACCGGTGGCCGGGAAGGCATCGATCCGTACATCCTAGTAGCGGCCGCGGAAGCGGGCGTGACGGAGATGTACCGGGTCGGAGGCGCGCAGGCGGTAGCGGCGCTCGCTTATGGGACGGCGAGCATTCCCGCCGTCGATAAGATTTGCGGGCCCGGCAACATCTACGTGGCGCTGGCGAAGCGCGCCGTATACGGTGCTGTCGATATCGACAGCATCGCGGGCCCGAGCGAGATTGTCGTGCTGGCTGACGACGGCGCCGATCCGCGGTATATTGCCGCGGATATGCTGTCGCAAGCGGAGCACGACGAAATGGCGTCGGCGGTGCTCGTGACGCCGTCGCAGGGGCTTGCCGACGCGGTCGCGGCGGAGTTGGAGCGGCAGGTGGCTACGCTGCCGCGGGTCGAGATTGCTCGGCGCTCGCTCGAGCAATACGGCGCGATCTTGGTCGTGGACAGCCTGGACGAAGGCCTAGATGTCGTGAACAAGCTGGCGCCGGAGCATCTGGAAGTGATGACGGCGGATCCGCTCGATCTGCTCGGACGGATCGAGACCGCGGGTGCCATCTTCTTGGGACCTTACAGTTCCGAGCCGGTGGGAGATTATTTCGCGGGTCCGAACCACATTTTGCCGACGAATGGAACTGCTCGCTTTTCCTCGCCGCTTAATGTAGATGATTTTCTGAAGAAATCCAGCTTGATCCGATACAGTAAAGAAGCATTACTAAGAGATGCGGCAGGAATTGCAACGTTAGCCCGCCATGAAGGGCTGGAAGGTCACGCCCGCGCGGTGGAAATTCGATTAGAAGGCAGGGAATCCAAATGA